Proteins co-encoded in one Desulfitobacterium hafniense DCB-2 genomic window:
- a CDS encoding LysR family transcriptional regulator: MDIQQLRYFVAVAQYGKVKDAADAMFISRQAVSKALAQLENELGQLLFQRTHNGIMLNERGQRFVDRAEVLVREFDVLNADMRKDEQVCRVRICFPFTTYHYFWNVLEPFLVKNEDRLRVDVINCLDAQCHMMFENSLVDMAVSFLRFGPGTDDQLVATSPILFAVNEKNPLAGKVSLALGDLAHVPLIYYMNGYEDSFWLDKNCRKGDYEVNDILLAFDLVRQNKGIFAVPELAVLQPMQGIVFLPYHGPSDYDNFYCAVTEQAVRDKRRRQACFNLREALLQAGSEK, from the coding sequence ATGGATATTCAGCAGCTGCGTTATTTTGTGGCGGTAGCACAATACGGTAAGGTGAAGGACGCGGCCGATGCCATGTTCATCAGCCGCCAGGCGGTAAGCAAAGCCCTGGCACAGCTGGAGAACGAACTGGGCCAGCTCTTGTTTCAGCGTACCCATAACGGCATCATGCTCAATGAGCGGGGACAACGTTTTGTAGACCGGGCGGAGGTATTGGTACGCGAGTTTGACGTTCTGAATGCGGATATGCGGAAAGATGAGCAGGTTTGCCGTGTGCGCATCTGTTTTCCCTTCACGACATACCATTATTTCTGGAATGTACTTGAGCCTTTTCTGGTCAAAAATGAGGACCGGCTGAGGGTGGATGTCATCAACTGCCTGGATGCCCAGTGCCACATGATGTTTGAAAACAGCCTGGTAGATATGGCTGTCTCCTTTTTGCGTTTTGGCCCGGGAACTGACGACCAGCTGGTGGCCACTTCTCCGATCTTATTTGCTGTGAATGAAAAGAATCCACTGGCTGGTAAGGTTTCTTTAGCCCTGGGTGATCTCGCTCACGTTCCGCTCATTTACTATATGAACGGCTATGAGGACAGCTTTTGGCTGGATAAAAATTGCCGGAAAGGCGATTATGAGGTTAATGATATCCTGCTGGCCTTTGATCTTGTGCGTCAGAACAAAGGAATTTTCGCAGTGCCGGAGCTGGCTGTTCTCCAACCGATGCAGGGTATCGTCTTTTTACCGTATCACGGCCCCAGCGACTACGATAACTTTTACTGTGCCGTTACCGAGCAGGCCGTCCGTGATAAAAGGCGGCGGCAGGCCTGCTTTAATCTGCGGGAAGCGTTGCTTCAAGCCGGCAGCGAAAAATAA
- a CDS encoding methyl-accepting chemotaxis protein, with protein MENSSILKSNVKRVNRFNVILIWIISTLLSGQSFLTMGAVYGVNVLACTFGAALVATLALLFNLKFNRHESITALIISFSIVVSASYLGHMTHGATTATIFIVYLGSLAMIAMYFRVRLLLTYAVLLNLFLSVFYFIDPQGLLGPNYSVLEFARRAAVMDLIVIIFFFLTKWGNEYIMASYAKEQDARELLQKLTEAMGRIDQDTSVLNDSISESYTYVQDIEQMSKQTTIAVEEIAKGVGENSVSTGKIVDQTNEAVAIIEETRKLSTETTKEAQMMKDIVVKNAYGIKQMVEQMSTIDTAIGATLVNVSELQKHMTQINNALANITTIAAQTNLLALNAAIEAARAGEAGKGFSVVANEVSKLAEMSAATVKEIFEIIELVQMTTATSLAKATHGKHAVDAGTEVIAQIQERFEHLEESAESIAASVKEEDAMISDLAAAFAEIKGQLENISTVSEQQSASTEEILASIENQNSKISEVTHAMTSISELSHNLRSILNA; from the coding sequence ATGGAGAACAGTTCAATTCTAAAATCAAATGTCAAACGAGTTAATCGATTTAATGTCATCCTTATCTGGATTATATCTACCCTGCTCTCAGGGCAATCTTTTCTGACCATGGGTGCGGTTTATGGAGTAAACGTATTAGCCTGCACCTTTGGAGCAGCGCTTGTGGCAACCCTGGCGCTGCTTTTCAATTTAAAATTCAACAGACATGAGAGTATTACGGCGCTTATCATTAGTTTTTCCATCGTAGTATCAGCCAGCTATCTGGGCCATATGACTCACGGGGCTACTACGGCAACTATTTTCATTGTCTATTTAGGTTCATTGGCCATGATCGCCATGTATTTCCGCGTGAGGCTGCTCCTTACCTATGCAGTGCTGTTAAACTTGTTTCTCAGCGTTTTTTATTTTATCGATCCGCAGGGCTTGCTCGGGCCAAATTATAGTGTGCTGGAGTTTGCCCGCAGGGCCGCGGTCATGGATTTAATCGTCATTATTTTCTTTTTCCTTACCAAATGGGGGAATGAATATATTATGGCTTCCTATGCCAAAGAACAGGATGCACGGGAATTATTGCAGAAATTAACAGAGGCCATGGGCAGGATCGATCAAGATACTTCTGTATTAAATGACAGCATCAGTGAGTCTTATACATATGTTCAGGACATTGAGCAAATGAGCAAACAGACCACAATAGCCGTTGAAGAAATCGCTAAAGGCGTGGGCGAGAACTCCGTGAGTACGGGGAAAATTGTCGATCAGACCAATGAGGCTGTGGCCATTATCGAAGAGACCAGGAAATTATCCACTGAAACAACGAAAGAAGCCCAGATGATGAAAGATATTGTTGTAAAAAATGCTTATGGCATCAAGCAAATGGTTGAGCAGATGAGTACCATCGATACGGCGATCGGAGCAACTTTGGTCAACGTATCTGAGCTGCAGAAGCACATGACCCAAATCAACAATGCCCTTGCCAATATCACGACCATTGCAGCTCAAACCAACCTGCTTGCTTTGAATGCTGCGATTGAGGCTGCCAGGGCCGGTGAAGCGGGTAAAGGGTTTTCCGTAGTGGCCAATGAAGTAAGTAAGCTTGCCGAAATGAGCGCTGCTACCGTCAAGGAAATATTTGAAATCATCGAATTGGTTCAAATGACGACAGCGACATCCTTGGCGAAGGCCACCCATGGTAAACATGCCGTTGATGCCGGAACGGAAGTCATAGCCCAGATTCAGGAAAGATTTGAGCATCTTGAAGAATCTGCCGAATCCATCGCCGCCAGCGTTAAAGAAGAAGATGCTATGATCAGTGATCTGGCCGCTGCTTTCGCAGAGATTAAAGGCCAGCTTGAGAATATATCCACAGTTTCGGAACAGCAGTCTGCTTCGACGGAAGAAATCTTAGCTTCCATTGAGAACCAGAACAGCAAAATCAGTGAAGTCACTCATGCTATGACTTCAATCAGTGAACTCAGCCATAACCTCAGGAGCATACTCAATGCTTAG
- a CDS encoding C-GCAxxG-C-C family (seleno)protein has translation MEDLALEARNRTGDNFKQGFNCAESIFKAFNEMCNSPMSPEVLKLATGFGGGLGHAGCMCGALAGSTMVLGILKGRTRTEESREPSYELTKEFHDLFESKFGTTCCRALNPYPFDTPEHLRNCLKITGGTGKLLMEFLQEKNLLTD, from the coding sequence ATGGAGGATTTAGCTTTAGAAGCCCGTAATCGGACTGGAGACAATTTCAAACAAGGTTTTAACTGTGCTGAATCGATCTTCAAGGCTTTTAATGAAATGTGCAATAGTCCCATGAGTCCGGAGGTATTGAAATTGGCAACAGGTTTTGGCGGAGGATTAGGCCATGCCGGATGTATGTGTGGAGCATTGGCCGGTTCGACTATGGTACTCGGGATATTAAAAGGGCGTACCCGTACTGAAGAAAGCAGAGAGCCCTCTTATGAACTTACTAAAGAGTTCCATGATCTTTTTGAATCGAAATTTGGAACAACATGTTGCCGGGCACTTAATCCTTACCCTTTTGATACTCCGGAGCACTTGCGAAACTGTCTCAAAATAACGGGGGGGACCGGAAAATTACTGATGGAATTCCTTCAGGAAAAGAACCTCCTGACAGATTGA
- a CDS encoding zinc dependent phospholipase C family protein, with translation MPACLTHYQFGQEILDRLDPELKSCALAYQGEFDVGLQGPDIFFFYKPYRKTRIAAYGNACHDQPAIEMFRTILKKVHHKGPLAYMMGLICHYILDANCHPYVYKHSSDMSEHHLMEAAYDRHILTRSGRDQARHLTIPSSGLDFQAMAELWPGMSTATIKKCVTSQRNYIWLLDQPRILSVCQAVAGSRGKFTAMSLPDELSWIQEKYARNLDVLYSKALEEGPEKIRQAWAQMGTRNMDSSGFELNYKGEAVFEGAEKREND, from the coding sequence ATGCCGGCTTGCCTGACCCATTACCAGTTTGGCCAGGAGATCCTGGACCGACTTGACCCGGAATTAAAATCATGTGCTCTTGCTTATCAAGGGGAATTTGATGTAGGCCTTCAAGGGCCGGATATTTTTTTCTTCTATAAGCCTTACCGCAAAACCAGGATTGCAGCTTATGGGAATGCTTGCCATGACCAGCCGGCCATTGAAATGTTCAGAACGATTTTAAAAAAGGTGCATCATAAAGGGCCATTGGCCTATATGATGGGCTTGATTTGTCACTATATTCTTGACGCAAACTGTCACCCCTATGTTTACAAACACAGTTCGGACATGTCTGAGCATCACTTGATGGAAGCTGCTTATGACCGGCATATTCTCACCCGGTCCGGACGTGATCAGGCGCGGCATCTCACAATCCCGTCCTCCGGATTGGATTTTCAGGCCATGGCTGAACTTTGGCCCGGCATGAGCACAGCAACGATCAAAAAATGTGTCACATCTCAACGGAATTATATCTGGCTGCTGGATCAGCCAAGGATTTTGAGTGTTTGCCAGGCTGTTGCCGGCAGCCGTGGGAAATTTACGGCCATGTCCCTGCCGGATGAGCTATCCTGGATTCAGGAAAAGTATGCCCGCAACTTAGATGTACTGTACAGCAAAGCACTTGAGGAAGGTCCGGAGAAAATTCGTCAGGCTTGGGCGCAGATGGGCACAAGGAATATGGACTCATCTGGGTTTGAATTGAATTATAAGGGGGAGGCTGTTTTTGAAGGCGCTGAAAAGAGGGAAAACGACTAA
- a CDS encoding 2Fe-2S iron-sulfur cluster-binding protein, whose translation MEWLTLSIDGREVSVPKGTTVLEACRMHDITIPTLCHDPELTPAGACRLCVVQIEGMRNLPPSCVTQATQGMVVHTQNEKVRKARKTILELLVANHPLDCMTCQKMGDCSLAEYAYEYGVKGEIYRGERRRLPIEDSNPYILRDLNKCILCGKCVATCEAVAERSVIGFVNRGFHAKVATFMDTDLKDSTCVYCNRCVAVCPVGALIDKNTLGKGRAWEVRKEEVICTFCEAGCKFEINSKDGKVIAVTAKSASSGRPLCLKGRVGSDFRYNPERKEKPFVNKDGEFVQITWAEFLGLGDIAEKLALLAE comes from the coding sequence ATGGAATGGCTGACCCTAAGTATTGATGGGCGCGAAGTCAGTGTACCTAAAGGAACGACGGTGCTGGAAGCTTGCCGGATGCATGATATCACGATTCCTACCTTGTGCCACGACCCGGAGCTTACCCCTGCCGGAGCCTGCCGCCTGTGTGTCGTTCAGATTGAGGGCATGCGCAATCTGCCGCCATCCTGTGTTACCCAAGCAACTCAGGGCATGGTGGTTCATACTCAAAATGAGAAAGTAAGAAAAGCGCGTAAGACCATTTTAGAGCTGTTGGTGGCCAATCACCCTTTGGACTGTATGACCTGCCAAAAAATGGGGGATTGCTCTTTGGCTGAGTATGCCTATGAGTACGGGGTAAAGGGTGAGATATACCGGGGAGAGAGGCGCCGGCTTCCCATCGAAGACTCCAATCCCTATATTTTGCGGGATTTGAACAAATGCATCCTGTGCGGAAAATGTGTCGCCACATGTGAAGCTGTGGCAGAAAGAAGTGTCATCGGGTTTGTCAACCGTGGTTTTCATGCCAAGGTGGCCACCTTTATGGATACCGATCTGAAAGATTCCACTTGTGTTTACTGTAACCGCTGTGTAGCCGTTTGTCCGGTTGGGGCTTTAATTGATAAAAACACCCTTGGCAAAGGCAGAGCCTGGGAGGTCCGGAAAGAAGAAGTCATCTGCACCTTCTGTGAAGCAGGCTGTAAGTTCGAAATCAATTCCAAGGATGGCAAAGTCATCGCAGTTACTGCCAAATCAGCATCCAGTGGACGGCCTCTCTGTCTCAAAGGGCGGGTCGGTTCTGATTTCCGTTATAACCCCGAGCGCAAAGAAAAACCCTTTGTCAATAAGGATGGAGAGTTTGTCCAAATTACCTGGGCGGAATTCCTTGGACTGGGGGATATTGCCGAGAAGCTTGCCTTGCTGGCGGAGTAA
- a CDS encoding MFS transporter yields MSKLERNWILYDVGNSAFVLLTSTIIPIYFKNLAAADGISNAASTAYWGYASSISTMIIAILGPILGTVGDLRGYKKALFLIFMAIGAAGCLALALPVGWLAFLGLYIIGKSGFSGSLIFYDAMLPDITSEERVDRVSSHGYAWGYIGSCIPFVICLGLILTADGTGLGAAAATQLAFLITALWWILCTVPLMGSYRQVYALESGGRPVRESLSRLWHTLTHVQKHKSVFTFLIAFFLYIDGVYTIIAMATSYGKDVGISDHNLLLALLLTQVVAFPFAILFARLTKKFEATKLISAAIIGYLAITLFAFQLDKAWEFWLLAVCVAVFQGGIQALSRSYFARIVPKEKANEFFGIFDIFGKGAAFFGMLLMSVITQITGHSRFGVLGLAVLFGVGLWALRHHVCESKKAQAF; encoded by the coding sequence ATGAGCAAGCTGGAGAGGAATTGGATACTTTATGATGTGGGGAACTCGGCCTTTGTCTTGCTGACATCCACAATTATTCCGATCTATTTCAAAAATCTAGCAGCCGCAGACGGGATCAGCAATGCTGCGTCTACAGCGTATTGGGGCTATGCATCCAGCATCTCCACCATGATCATTGCTATTCTCGGTCCTATCCTGGGCACTGTAGGAGATTTGCGCGGCTACAAGAAAGCGCTTTTTCTGATCTTTATGGCAATCGGTGCCGCCGGCTGCCTGGCTCTGGCTTTGCCGGTAGGCTGGCTGGCTTTTCTCGGCTTGTATATCATTGGCAAGTCCGGATTTTCCGGCAGCCTGATTTTTTATGACGCGATGCTGCCGGATATCACTTCTGAAGAAAGGGTGGATCGTGTCAGTTCTCATGGCTATGCCTGGGGCTATATCGGCAGCTGTATTCCCTTTGTGATCTGCCTCGGGCTGATTCTGACTGCCGATGGAACGGGTTTGGGTGCGGCTGCCGCCACACAGCTGGCCTTCCTGATCACGGCTTTATGGTGGATTCTCTGCACCGTGCCGCTCATGGGCAGCTACCGGCAGGTCTACGCTTTGGAAAGCGGCGGCCGGCCTGTTCGTGAAAGTTTGTCCCGGTTATGGCATACCCTTACCCATGTGCAAAAGCATAAAAGTGTCTTTACCTTTCTGATCGCCTTTTTTCTCTATATCGACGGGGTTTATACCATTATTGCCATGGCGACTTCCTATGGAAAAGATGTGGGCATTTCTGATCATAACCTGCTGCTGGCTTTACTGCTTACTCAGGTCGTGGCCTTTCCCTTTGCCATTCTCTTTGCGCGCCTGACGAAAAAATTTGAGGCGACAAAATTAATTTCTGCTGCGATTATCGGCTATCTGGCCATCACCTTGTTTGCCTTTCAGCTGGATAAAGCCTGGGAATTCTGGCTGCTGGCAGTCTGTGTTGCTGTCTTCCAAGGGGGAATTCAGGCCCTGTCCCGTTCTTATTTTGCGCGGATCGTACCTAAGGAAAAGGCCAATGAGTTTTTTGGAATTTTTGATATCTTTGGCAAAGGCGCTGCCTTTTTCGGTATGCTCTTGATGAGTGTCATCACCCAAATCACCGGCCATTCCCGTTTTGGCGTGCTGGGGCTGGCGGTTTTGTTTGGAGTGGGGCTCTGGGCACTGCGCCATCATGTCTGTGAGAGCAAAAAAGCCCAGGCGTTTTAG
- a CDS encoding metal-dependent transcriptional regulator, with protein sequence MLSPSLEDYLEEIYRFSMENSVVRVTDISKKLGVSLPSVSKALHKLNNQGYINYHRYGEIVLTEQGCLKGNYLVERNQMLQEFLALIQSQCDIPAETEAIEHYISDSTIQSLRRLVTFFKENPACYEAFLRFEYEQN encoded by the coding sequence GTGCTGTCCCCGAGCCTGGAAGATTACTTGGAAGAAATCTACCGCTTTTCTATGGAGAATAGTGTGGTAAGAGTAACGGATATCAGCAAGAAGCTGGGCGTATCTCTGCCCTCGGTGTCCAAGGCTCTGCATAAACTCAATAATCAGGGTTATATCAATTATCACCGCTATGGCGAAATTGTCCTTACTGAGCAGGGATGTCTGAAAGGCAATTACTTAGTGGAGAGAAACCAAATGCTGCAGGAGTTTCTGGCCCTGATTCAAAGCCAATGCGATATTCCCGCTGAAACCGAAGCCATCGAGCACTATATATCGGATTCAACGATCCAATCCTTACGTCGGCTGGTTACTTTTTTTAAGGAAAACCCGGCTTGCTATGAAGCGTTCCTCCGCTTTGAGTATGAACAAAATTAA
- a CDS encoding FAD-binding protein codes for MSKQFSRRDFLKGAAAAGAGAMTMGLTACSPAAAGNSPSGAGTADNMVLSDQTYRNLKWKFEVMPEEYPIPEEKITKTVTHDIIIIGSGMSGLCTAVSTKESGADVRVISAGKRPISRGGSNHAIGSKKQKELGIDYTPDTASGRHAAKVEKHSAACYIDERKWSTWINNSGPAMDWMIDKMASKGLKVCLEPGYVDPDGILTVPAASHSFYNEEVPFGMLFGAPLCAQAYADIFKDMGGEIDFQTRALYLIRDDNNTGRVSAVVAQNLETGEYIKYSANRAVVLATGDFSKDPDMMAKYSPWAWNLYRNSIDTTKVDYDVALAFNGLYPGDGHKMGLWIGAGWQKTYPNAPMINCGAPGPKVNSIDNFWGINLTSDGKRYHNEVTNFSYGAIAILQLPDHIAYSVWDSRYAYIQDIWETFGCSVNNENGILGATPEQMIAGWEADVEAGTCWKANTIEELVDKMGFKGEARANAIESINNYTKYAEQGRDEEYHVNPSVLHPIKTQPFYAARTHFGKDAMTFLCVTGGLRTNEYMQVCEDDDTPIDGLFNTGIMVGDYYAGTYNFVMPGQNLGGVCNCLSYILGRRLADQNFKFRSGKIQRVSTPEDESAQNDGSSMASLGGGDASYNDGVYTGTGSGGMGGDVKVEVTIENGKLASLTYTDNETPEIGGKALPTLVEQAVSANAATVDSVSGATMTSTAFKAALADALTKAAK; via the coding sequence ATGAGTAAGCAATTTTCACGGCGTGATTTCCTTAAGGGCGCGGCCGCTGCCGGCGCCGGTGCCATGACGATGGGGCTGACCGCTTGCAGTCCGGCAGCGGCAGGCAACAGTCCCAGCGGTGCCGGCACTGCCGACAACATGGTGTTGTCTGATCAGACATACCGCAACCTGAAGTGGAAGTTTGAAGTGATGCCTGAGGAATACCCTATTCCCGAAGAGAAAATCACCAAGACCGTTACTCATGATATTATCATTATCGGCTCCGGCATGTCCGGCTTGTGCACCGCTGTTTCCACTAAGGAGAGCGGCGCGGATGTTCGTGTCATTTCCGCGGGTAAGCGTCCCATCAGCCGCGGCGGCTCCAACCACGCCATCGGTTCCAAAAAGCAGAAGGAGCTGGGCATCGACTATACGCCCGACACGGCAAGCGGCCGCCATGCCGCCAAGGTGGAAAAGCACTCTGCAGCCTGCTACATCGACGAACGCAAGTGGTCTACCTGGATCAATAACTCCGGTCCCGCAATGGATTGGATGATCGATAAAATGGCCTCTAAAGGGCTGAAAGTCTGCCTGGAGCCGGGCTATGTGGACCCGGACGGTATTCTGACCGTTCCGGCTGCCTCCCACAGCTTCTACAACGAAGAAGTTCCCTTTGGTATGCTGTTTGGCGCCCCTCTGTGCGCCCAGGCCTACGCCGATATCTTCAAAGACATGGGGGGCGAGATCGATTTTCAGACCCGGGCACTCTACCTTATTCGTGATGATAATAACACCGGCCGGGTTTCTGCTGTTGTAGCGCAGAACCTGGAGACTGGGGAATATATCAAATACAGTGCCAACAGGGCAGTGGTTCTGGCCACCGGAGATTTCTCCAAGGACCCCGATATGATGGCCAAGTATTCCCCTTGGGCCTGGAATCTCTACCGTAACAGCATCGATACTACTAAAGTGGATTACGATGTAGCGCTGGCTTTTAACGGACTGTACCCAGGGGATGGCCACAAAATGGGTTTGTGGATCGGTGCGGGTTGGCAGAAGACCTATCCCAATGCTCCGATGATCAATTGCGGCGCACCGGGCCCTAAAGTCAACTCTATTGACAATTTCTGGGGCATCAACCTTACCAGCGACGGCAAGCGCTACCACAACGAAGTGACGAACTTCTCCTATGGTGCCATCGCCATCCTGCAGCTGCCCGACCATATTGCTTACTCAGTGTGGGATTCCCGCTATGCCTATATCCAGGACATCTGGGAAACTTTCGGATGTTCAGTGAACAATGAAAACGGCATCCTGGGCGCCACACCGGAGCAGATGATCGCCGGCTGGGAAGCCGATGTGGAAGCAGGCACCTGCTGGAAAGCGAACACCATTGAGGAATTGGTGGACAAGATGGGATTTAAAGGAGAAGCCCGGGCCAATGCCATTGAATCCATCAACAATTACACCAAGTACGCCGAGCAGGGCAGGGATGAAGAATACCATGTCAATCCCTCCGTACTTCACCCTATTAAAACGCAGCCCTTTTATGCGGCCCGCACCCATTTTGGCAAGGATGCCATGACCTTCCTGTGTGTTACAGGCGGTTTGCGCACTAACGAATATATGCAGGTGTGTGAAGATGACGACACCCCAATCGATGGGCTGTTCAACACCGGTATCATGGTCGGTGACTATTATGCAGGCACCTATAATTTCGTTATGCCCGGGCAGAACCTTGGCGGTGTATGCAATTGCTTGTCTTACATTCTGGGCCGGCGTTTAGCCGATCAAAACTTCAAATTCAGAAGCGGCAAGATCCAGCGCGTCAGCACTCCGGAAGATGAATCTGCTCAGAATGACGGATCATCCATGGCTTCTTTGGGTGGTGGGGATGCATCTTACAACGACGGTGTCTATACCGGAACTGGTTCCGGGGGGATGGGCGGCGACGTCAAAGTGGAAGTGACCATTGAGAACGGCAAACTGGCTTCGCTCACCTATACCGACAACGAGACCCCTGAAATCGGTGGCAAGGCTCTGCCCACACTGGTAGAGCAGGCTGTTTCCGCTAACGCCGCCACTGTGGATTCCGTCTCAGGTGCCACGATGACCAGCACCGCCTTTAAAGCTGCTCTGGCCGATGCACTGACAAAGGCGGCGAAGTAA
- a CDS encoding FMN-binding protein, which yields MKKRLLIMVLWMITAGTLLACSPQTENAQFVEESKTRLIPGTYRAEFDQPDSRGWTPFLVMEINDEGKIAEVNFDYISTEGTFKTQDADYNQRMTAANGLGPKTYCPRFAKNLIIYQDPAQVDGITGATSSSQEFKQLAQAAYAAAEKGSQGTVYLSHIPEGDQGSGEGDS from the coding sequence ATGAAGAAACGATTGTTGATCATGGTGCTTTGGATGATAACAGCAGGCACCTTGCTGGCTTGCTCCCCTCAAACAGAGAATGCTCAGTTTGTTGAGGAGTCAAAAACCCGGTTAATACCCGGTACATACCGCGCTGAGTTCGACCAGCCTGACAGCCGGGGCTGGACGCCATTTTTGGTTATGGAAATAAATGACGAAGGAAAAATAGCGGAGGTCAATTTTGATTACATATCTACGGAGGGAACCTTCAAAACCCAGGATGCCGACTATAACCAACGGATGACGGCTGCCAACGGGCTAGGCCCCAAGACATATTGCCCACGCTTTGCCAAGAATCTGATCATCTATCAGGATCCGGCTCAGGTAGACGGAATCACCGGCGCCACCTCCTCCTCCCAGGAGTTTAAGCAGTTGGCACAGGCAGCTTATGCTGCGGCGGAAAAGGGCAGCCAAGGAACGGTCTATCTCTCCCATATACCAGAAGGCGATCAGGGGAGCGGGGAGGGAGATTCATGA
- a CDS encoding CDP-alcohol phosphatidyltransferase family protein, protein MNSSDERMLKSIPNWLSLSRIFLSLALLFLEPLSLSFYAMYIACGLSDMLDGFIARKTGTTSTLGAKIDSLADLVMAVVLLVILWPILNPGAVILLWVIFIGVIRLAAMMVARIKYNSLASLHTYGNKATGLLLFLFPLLLSFSHAAVLMYIICVLASISAIEELLIHLTSDELLLNRKGWFEGKK, encoded by the coding sequence ATGAACTCCAGCGATGAACGGATGCTGAAATCAATACCCAATTGGCTGTCATTAAGCAGAATATTCCTTTCCTTGGCTTTGCTTTTCCTGGAGCCATTGAGCCTGAGCTTTTACGCCATGTATATTGCCTGCGGACTAAGCGATATGCTTGATGGTTTTATTGCCAGAAAGACAGGAACCACAAGCACCCTTGGGGCAAAGATTGATTCCCTGGCCGACCTGGTCATGGCCGTGGTATTGCTCGTTATACTTTGGCCAATCCTCAACCCGGGGGCAGTTATTCTCCTGTGGGTTATTTTTATCGGTGTGATTCGTTTGGCAGCCATGATGGTTGCCCGGATAAAATATAACAGTTTGGCAAGCCTTCATACCTATGGCAATAAAGCTACAGGTTTGCTCTTATTTCTATTCCCATTACTGCTTTCTTTTTCACATGCAGCGGTATTGATGTACATTATCTGTGTTTTGGCAAGCATTTCGGCGATAGAGGAACTTCTCATCCATTTGACATCAGATGAACTTTTGCTCAACAGAAAAGGCTGGTTCGAGGGGAAAAAGTGA